The genomic region AACGCTTGGGAAACTTCCTCAAGAGGTTGTAATTGGCTTGCCAGATTACCATATGCAGGACTTTAAACAATCCGACCACTGGCTGGGAAGAAACATCTCAATACTTATTAAATTAAGTTGGACAGAAGAAGAGGTTAAACAAAGGGCCGAAAAGATGAATGAGGTTTTGGAAAATATTTTAGAAACAGCAAAATAGAGTTCAAAACAATATCAAAAAAATCAAAGCGGCAATTTCAATTGCCGCTTTGATTTTTCATTAAGTTTTATTATTATTTAGTAATTAACGTACTCCACAATCTCGAGTCCGTAACCAATTATTCCCACTCTTTTTGTTTGAGTGGAATTGGACATGAGCCGAATTTTAGAAATATCCAAATCGTGTAATATCTGGGCGCCAATACCAAAGTCTTTCGCATCCATATTTACCTTTGGTGCTCTCATTTCTCCTTCAGATTGAAGTTTTTTCAGTTCCGATAGGCGATTTAACAAATTTAAAGAGTGACTTTCTTGGTTGATAAAAACAATTGCTCCACGCCCTTCTTTATTTAAAAGGCTAAACATGTCGTCTAATTTTTTATCTGCATTGGTGGTAAGGGTTCCAAGAATATCGTTGTTTACCAAGGTAGAATTAATTCGTGTAAGCACCGGTTCATTTGGTTTCCATGTTCCATTAGTAAGTGCGATGTGTATTTGGTCGTTGGTGGTTTGTTTATAAGCACGTAGCCTAAACTTTCCAAATCGGGTTTCAATCTCAAAATCTTCCTTTTTCTCAATCAAACTATCATGTTGCATGCGGTATGCCACTAAATCTTCAATAGTTACAATTTTTAGGTCTAGATCTTGTGCAACTTTACAAAGTTCTGGTAAACGTGCCATGGAACCATCTTCGTTCATAATCTCCACAATTACTCCTGCTGGTTCCAGTCCGGCAAGCCTAGCAAAATCTATGGCCGCTTCTGTATGTCCTGTTCTTCTTAAAACACCACCTTCTTTAGCCACCAGAGGAAAAATATGTCCCGGTCTTCCAAGTTCAAAAGGCTTCGTTTCT from Galbibacter sp. BG1 harbors:
- the ribB gene encoding 3,4-dihydroxy-2-butanone-4-phosphate synthase produces the protein MNTDTLMSTSDIKLNTIEEAINDIRKGKVIIVVDDENRENEGDFVAAADKVTPEMINFMAKYGRGLICTPLTEKRCKDLELHPMVGNNTDPMETAFTVSVDLRGYGVTTGISAGDRAKTIKALINPETKPFELGRPGHIFPLVAKEGGVLRRTGHTEAAIDFARLAGLEPAGVIVEIMNEDGSMARLPELCKVAQDLDLKIVTIEDLVAYRMQHDSLIEKKEDFEIETRFGKFRLRAYKQTTNDQIHIALTNGTWKPNEPVLTRINSTLVNNDILGTLTTNADKKLDDMFSLLNKEGRGAIVFINQESHSLNLLNRLSELKKLQSEGEMRAPKVNMDAKDFGIGAQILHDLDISKIRLMSNSTQTKRVGIIGYGLEIVEYVNY